A stretch of DNA from Solenopsis invicta isolate M01_SB chromosome 5, UNIL_Sinv_3.0, whole genome shotgun sequence:
TCAACATTTTCCCATaaaagaagtagaaaataattgataaaatatttttacatataataatgaatatcatctttacattaaaattatgtaataaaaaagtagtatctaatattatcattttttctacTGTTTTGATAGTTATATCACAGAAAATATCAAGTAATAGTAATTTAACTGTTACAATTTACCATTCAAGTAAATAAACGCAATATAATGCGTGTTATGTGatagttataatatattgttgattgagaaattattattaagttatgtTACTGTTACCTGGTATTTTTGCTGGGATTGTTAAATACTGTTTTTATTATCATAGTCTTGAAAATAACACAATGTTTGTCAGGATAAACATTGTGTTATTTTCAAGCTGTATTTATTTGACTTGTGCCTTTTCAGATAAATACCAAAATGCTCGTAAAGCATCAAAGGTAGCTGAAGATTTCAGTGATCTTGATACTGCAGCAGGAGAAACTGACTTGAAAGGACCTAGGAAAAAACGAAAGACCAAATATTTGTACGATTCAGAGGAATCTTATGATGAATCTCCAcagataaagaagaaaagaaccAACAAAACTAAACATGTTAGCAGTGATGAAGAGAATGAAATATTAAACTCCGAGAAAATGAAAAAGTCAGTTAGAGTTCTTCTAAACGACACAAAATATAACCCAAAAGGAAACCTCGAAAAATCCTCTTGCCACACGAAAGCCTCCACAAGTAAAACAAGTTCCTTTACATCATTCAGTGAACGTGACAATATGTCATCGATAGGTACTGATGTCACACAAACCATCTTTCATTTGTCTGGGAATGGTGAGAACTTCAATTTTCTTTAacttattgtaataaaaatatatttcaagtttAAATACTATGAACCCTTCTGCAAATGTTAGTACACATAATTTATGTCTAAAATGTAATAAGAACTTTTTCAGTGAACTAAGTGTTAAGGAATAAACCTATTAACAATGTTCAGTTACTTATGCTgtctttcattaaaatattgctATATTACTATCATGtagtttattatataataatattacataaaatctttttcttcatGTCTGTAGAATGTAGTACTGTAAAATTTGGAACGGAAAATACATTGCATGATAATTCAAATATTGTTGACTTACTTTCTGTAAATGAGAAAAATGTGGGTGTAAGTAAGAAAGAATCTTCCAATAGAACGCCGTTGAGAACATTGCAAGATGTTGACAGCGGTATTTCTGATAAAACATGTCCAACAATTGATTGTAAGTCATTTATGTTTtgtttatgtgtatatgtatatatttacaacgtaattcttttaataccataattatttcaaaaattattttgaatatctgATAGGTAACAAGTGTGAAATATTACTCAAAACTATAATAGAGCAGATTGAggaaataaatggaaaatttgaTTATGTATGCATGTCCCTTGCAAGAGTGCATAGAAAATTAACACCTGAAGATTCAGTGTCCATTAAGCCAAAAGATTTGCCTATATTGCCTCTTAAGGATGAAGAGGCCTTTTATGCTTTTGACAACTTCCTTAAAAATGACGACAATTTTCTTTCAACAGTATGTtctgttatttatttcattacagtATTTATTGCTGCATATTAGTTTTACATATTCCGTTATAATTAAGcaattaactaaaaaattgatacgacataaaaataaaacccTACAGTTGTTTACTTGTTTCTTTCTCTTCACTTAAGACAGATTGTAAATCAcgtaatacataaataacaaatacGTAAGTAAGATATCTATGTTTCAGGTTGATTATTTTGTTGTCTTGATGTCAACGGGAAAAAATGAGGAGGTACCTATAGGAAAGTtgctttcaaaaatattctccAATTCATTGgctagaattattaattattcagatTCAGGATCAGTGAAAATAAAACTACAAGGCACAAACATTCTTACAGTAATTGaatgtaaattttgaattatttctaTCGAACTTTTGGTAAAGTATACTCATACGAAAACTAATTCGCTATTTTTTTAATCAGGTGCTGTTGTGAAAAAATTCCTAACATATAATGTAACAGAGTTACATTCCAAAATTTTACGTTGGTTTTCTACAAGCAACCAGAGAAAAATTAACACTTAGATATATTCCACTAACTATATGAATATTTAGTTCCTTTCTCAACTACTTACAGAGCAGTAGTTTGggtttgttttttaaataagaaatgtttacttttatataatattttttttgttaactactCAGAGCAGTTtccattatttttgtttttttaataataagatatgttTACGTTAAAGTATtgatattatatgaaatatttttatgaaatatgtttattttttgctatTGTAGTAACTTCTTTAATACTttctaaatttaagaaataggtaaaatgttatttaatgttttattgtgtttaaaagataagagaatataataattctatatattatataaaaatatattattaatctcacacgtttctaaattaaataaaagactgcatttttgaaataataatttactaattaatttattaaatcctTATAGAAAAGTATTAAGCCCATCGCACATGAAATTGCATAGGCTGCATATGCATAGCATGAGACCGCTGGACCAATAAgcatcttatgtaaatcaatatggcgtcTTTATGTTGGTTACTCTTTGGTTTAGCGGTATTATGCTATAGCATATGCAGCCTATGCAATTTCATGTGCGATAGGCTTGACTGTCTATGATACAAAGGTGCATATTCTGAACTTACTTTTATCGATAAAAGTGACTTGGAAATCACCTGAGAAGCCATATTTAAGGCACTTTTGTCGATAAAAGAGGGGTCAGAATGGACAAAAGCTTTTTGCACTTTATTGTTAAATGTCACGGAAAGGTCACGACGCCGTCACGAAAAAGTCATATTATTATCCTCTTGAATATATGAAATGATGTCACCTTGACTTTcctaaaatgattaaattttgacgtcattttgacgtcATTGTGACTATTTCTTGACTTTCTGTTCTCCTTGGGTTGTAGCTTCAATGTAATATACCGATGATACTCCGTTACGCGTAGATTAAGTTTGTTCTGTTCGTACGTCCGACCGTTAGGCGCCAGTATTGTCACGAGAAGTTTCTAGTTTTGTGCTTTGCGATCACCACCGTCTCTTTTGTTTTGCGTTCGCCCGTTCCAAGGCACTTTGTTTCATTTtggtatcattttattttatttcattgttcaGTTTGTTACATTTGTACAAGGCTAgctttaataaatcttttatattttttctctacCAATCCAAGTGCGATTATTTCTCCAAACCCGGCAATCCAGCGAGCGGATTGCTGGGTTTGGAGAAATCCGTACCGTTTTCTTCCCCCGTTTCTCCCAAACCGTCCAAAaaactaccagcgttacatggcgcccaAACAGGGATCGTTTTAACCCGATAATCGCACCCGAAAGTAAATGCCTATAACGGAGTGGACGAAACAGCTACCGCGAGACCAGCTCGTGTTAGCTCAGACATACCAGATAGAAACTACCGGTACGCTCGATAAGCTGCACGCCACATGACGTGTCACTTCTTCGCGATGACCAATCCGAATCAGCCATCCGGCGAGTCCGCGCCGGAAGCCGCAAACCCGTTTTCACCGGTCACCAAAAATGAGTCCCACTCGCACAGTAAAATAATGAATCAGATACGGAAGTGGGGTTGCCATTTCAACGGTTGCAACCATCTGTCGTTCTTGGAGCGCGTGGCGGAATTACAGGAAGAGTACCGATACACCGACAGCCAGATGAAAGCCGGGCTACCGGAATTATTAAAAGGAGGCACCTTGGCATGATATCGG
This window harbors:
- the LOC120357755 gene encoding uncharacterized protein LOC120357755, coding for MWYKGIKPNIEQRLNDQYLTDNDQIVMDVNIDGIPLYKDSRKQFWPILGRFVHEKHLFIIGVFYGTGKPSDLEAYLKYIIEVRELTENGLKRNGTVFPFCIRNYILDAPARSFVKQCVPHNSHFACEKCIVKGEWFHNRIIFENVDCELRTDESFQRKENPLHHMGVIKKTLKSNYKPLQQLVKRDSETGGILTEDILPNSNRPILRNNHEIWPEMFQGNQYTEFAVVRFRGGEESVEVVPTSWICEDKGSCKWPPKNLNNDKITRLIMSLSKPTPEFDIYPATVMHEYDKYQNARKASKVAEDFSDLDTAAGETDLKGPRKKRKTKYLYDSEESYDESPQIKKKRTNKTKHVSSDEENEILNSEKMKKSVRVLLNDTKYNPKGNLEKSSCHTKASTSKTSSFTSFSERDNMSSIGTDVTQTIFHLSGNECSTVKFGTENTLHDNSNIVDLLSVNEKNVGVSKKESSNRTPLRTLQDVDSGISDKTCPTIDCNKCEILLKTIIEQIEEINGKFDYVCMSLARVHRKLTPEDSVSIKPKDLPILPLKDEEAFYAFDNFLKNDDNFLSTVDYFVVLMSTGKNEEVPIGKLLSKIFSNSLARIINYSDSGSVKIKLQGTNILTVLL